A part of Lacinutrix sp. 5H-3-7-4 genomic DNA contains:
- a CDS encoding HD family phosphohydrolase, whose translation MKDFINSFYKNHSLIYKIILFICTTFLVVYLFPKSGRFKYDFEKGKPWQSETLYAPFNFAVQKTTEELEKEKIQIQENTIKYFNINTTIYPEVKRQFEKEFKTQFPDSIYGSTITIYNKGKTILNDLYNFGIVDQDLALSKLSNVIILEDRVERSKTQYSNLYTLKDISSKIESDLKKANLLEYKTPLKNLFFNIIKSNLQYDKNLTDKALDEALKTISYTRGSIEKDQLIISKGEVVEGNKYTILKSLESEYQSQVWTQSNYNLIVFAYTLLVALALLMLLLFLRKYRLDVFNNNTKVTFIFFNVFLMVLLTTLVVNYNISFIYIVPIAVLPLVLKAFFDARLGLFTHVITVLLLGSIVPNSYEYMFLQIIAGIVTILTVSELYKRANLFISVGQITLVYIIAYFAFFVIHEGSVDNLKWETFGMFALCGLATLFVQPLIYIYERLFGLVSDVSLLELSDTNTKLLKRLADEAPGTFHHSLNVANLAEAAANEIGANAMLTRVGALYHDIGKMKNPTYFTENQSSGLNPHDELSAKESAKIIVDHVINGIEIAKKNNLPDRVIDFIRTHHGTSTVYYFYMKEKAINEAIDIKDFSYKGPKPFSKETAILMMCDSVEAASKSLKEPTSIKIDNFVENILNKQMEDGQFLNANITFKEIQHIKKVLKRKLANIYHLRIEYPE comes from the coding sequence ATGAAAGACTTTATCAATTCTTTTTATAAAAATCATTCTCTTATATATAAAATTATTCTTTTTATATGTACCACATTTTTAGTGGTTTATTTATTTCCGAAAAGCGGAAGATTTAAATATGATTTTGAAAAAGGAAAACCATGGCAGTCTGAAACCTTATATGCGCCATTTAATTTTGCTGTACAAAAAACAACTGAAGAATTAGAGAAAGAAAAAATACAAATTCAAGAAAATACAATTAAGTATTTTAATATAAATACAACTATATATCCCGAAGTTAAAAGACAATTTGAAAAAGAATTTAAAACACAATTTCCGGACTCTATATATGGTTCAACAATAACCATATATAATAAAGGAAAAACGATATTAAATGATTTATATAATTTTGGAATAGTAGATCAAGATTTAGCATTATCAAAACTCTCTAATGTTATAATTTTAGAAGATAGAGTAGAAAGAAGCAAAACGCAGTATTCTAATTTATACACGCTTAAAGATATAAGTAGTAAAATAGAATCAGACCTTAAAAAGGCCAATTTATTAGAGTATAAAACACCGTTAAAAAATTTATTTTTTAACATAATAAAATCTAATCTTCAATACGATAAGAACTTAACAGATAAAGCTTTGGATGAAGCTTTAAAAACAATTTCATATACAAGAGGAAGTATAGAAAAAGATCAATTAATCATTTCTAAAGGAGAAGTTGTAGAAGGTAATAAATACACCATTTTAAAATCATTAGAATCAGAATATCAATCTCAGGTTTGGACACAATCAAACTATAATTTAATCGTATTCGCTTATACATTGTTAGTTGCTTTAGCTCTATTAATGTTATTACTTTTTTTAAGAAAGTACAGGTTAGATGTATTTAATAATAATACCAAAGTGACCTTTATTTTTTTCAATGTTTTTTTAATGGTTTTATTAACTACGTTGGTTGTAAATTATAATATATCTTTTATTTATATAGTTCCAATTGCAGTATTACCTCTGGTTTTAAAAGCCTTTTTTGATGCAAGATTAGGTTTGTTTACACACGTAATAACAGTATTACTATTAGGTTCTATAGTGCCTAATAGTTATGAATATATGTTTTTGCAAATTATAGCAGGAATAGTTACAATTTTAACAGTGTCTGAATTATATAAACGTGCTAATTTATTTATATCAGTTGGACAAATAACATTGGTATATATTATAGCATATTTTGCATTTTTTGTAATTCATGAAGGTAGTGTAGACAATTTAAAATGGGAAACCTTTGGTATGTTTGCGCTTTGTGGCTTAGCAACACTTTTTGTACAACCTCTAATTTATATTTATGAAAGACTTTTTGGGTTAGTTTCAGACGTGTCTTTATTAGAATTGTCAGACACCAATACAAAGCTTTTAAAGCGTCTAGCTGATGAAGCGCCAGGAACCTTTCATCACTCATTAAACGTAGCTAATTTAGCTGAAGCAGCAGCAAATGAAATAGGTGCAAATGCAATGCTAACTAGAGTAGGAGCATTATATCATGATATAGGTAAAATGAAAAATCCTACATATTTTACAGAAAATCAATCGTCAGGATTAAACCCTCATGATGAGCTTTCTGCAAAAGAAAGTGCAAAAATAATAGTTGATCATGTTATTAATGGAATTGAAATAGCAAAGAAAAATAATTTGCCAGATCGAGTTATAGATTTTATTAGAACACATCACGGTACTAGTACAGTTTATTATTTTTATATGAAAGAGAAAGCAATTAATGAGGCTATAGATATTAAAGACTTCTCATATAAAGGTCCAAAACCATTTAGTAAAGAAACTGCAATTTTAATGATGTGTGATAGTGTAGAAGCGGCATCTAAAAGTTTAAAAGAACCAACCTCTATAAAAATTGATAATTTTGTAGAAAATATACTAAATAAGCAAATGGAAGATGGTCAATTCTTAAATGCAAATATTACTTTTAAAGAAATTCAACATATTAAAAAAGTGCTAAAACGCAAGCTAGCAAACATTTACCATTTAAGAATTGAATATCCAGAATAA